Part of the Prunus dulcis chromosome 8, ALMONDv2, whole genome shotgun sequence genome is shown below.
TCCAAAGTATCAGCAAGAGGAAAAAAAGCCGAGACGTctataaaagtaaataaaaatttgagcAAAGCAATTTTTGTCATGATTCATGTTAAGGAACACCCTCATGACCTCATTAGATACAAGGCCTTAAGTTAAGATCAACTTCGAATATAATACatgcaattttgttttcttcatatGGATGTACACTATTTTGAATTATGAAATCTGAGAATTTAACCTTATGATTAGAAAAGTTTAGGGACATACGACAAGACAAAATCATGTGCATGTAATTTTCAAGGTGTTAGGTTAGGATTCTTAGAATTGACTTTTCTTACCAAATGTACACTTTCATGTAATTCCTCTTAGCTAATCTTTAGAAATTAGGCCTTTGGTATTTGCTACAAAGTTGAAGTATATTGAACAGCTTATGAGGTTACAAACCCAAAGTAATTTGTACAGTCATTTGTAATGAGCATCATTAGGAAAATCAACATATGTATCAAAACACTTTATCTAGATGACTTGTCATATATGTAGGCCAAATATTTCCAACACGGGATTTTTAATGAAGGCATGTGATAACTCATGGTAAAAGTTTCCCTTTCAAGTATCTAAATATTTGGGagcatttgaaaaaaaaaaaaaccttcctCATCAAGTTTCAATTTGGTAATGAGCAATACCCTTATGACCACGTTCCAAGGCCATAAGGTAAACTTCGAATACATGCAATTTTGCAAAATATTTTCTTCGATTCTTTCCCATGCACTATTCTGAAttatgaaatatgaaaagCAAATTATAATACGAaacttttctattaaaaaagtTTAGGGACGGACAAGACCAAATCATGTGCATAATTTTCAAGGGGACAATTGTTCTATCTTACTTTGTTTCACCACAAGTTCAGGAAGATTGCTAGTCAAGCTTAAGCACGTTCAGATAGTTACTTATTTTGTTGacttaaaaaagataattacTTATTTGGCATACCGTCCCTtggttggagatgctctaagcCACTAAAACAAGTGGCCCACGCGAGAAATTTAAAACCCACACAAATGGACTCCAATTTTGGCATATACCAAGGTTTTTGATTGGGGACAGCGGCCTCTACTAATCTAGCAAATGTGGTTGGCTTCTTCACAACAAAatggagaagagagaaaaagctCACTGCCTGGTTTTGTTCTATCCAATCCAAGGCCACATTAATCCGATGCTCCAATTCTCCAAGCGTTTACAGCACAAAGGAGTCAAAGTTACATTGGTCACTACCCAGTCTGTTCACAAGGCCATGCATGGAGATGGAGGTGGAAAATCACcatcatcattttcttccattGCATTGGAGACCATTTCTGATGGGTTTGATGGAGAAGGTGGGAGTTCCCAAGCAGAGAGCATCCAGGCCTACTGGGACCGTTTTCGGGAAATCGGCTCACAGACTTTGGCTGAGCTCATTGACAAGCTCTCTGCCTCAGGCCACCCTGCTGATTGTTTAGTTTATGATCAAATTTTGCCTTGGGCTCTTGATGTGGCCAAAAGGGTTGGGATTGCTGGGGCCGCTTTCTTCACTGTATCTTGTGCTGTTACCAACATATACTCTCTTGTCCATAATGGGCTGCTCAAACTTCCTCTCAATCCTGACTCTGAGATTTTGCTGCCTGGATTGCCACCTCTTCAACCTTCAGACACCCCATCTTTCGTCCATGCTCCTGAATCTTACCCTGCTTTCTTTAAACTGTCTATGGAGCAGTTCTCTAATCTTGACAAAGCTGATTGGGTCTTCTACAGCACATTTTATGAGCTGGAACAAGAGGTAATCAAAATTCATGGCATGGTTttcggttccaaattaattcaTTCTCTTGAAAGTTAACGCGCAAAACACTGCTAGAGTCACCAAATTTGTTcaccaaattaattatctgTCACTACATGCATCACTACCCTACAAAATTAATGGCTATGACGATCTTATGATTTATGTGTGAAGTCTCCAAATATTAATGACTTCTTTGACCATAATTATGATTCAACttgctgttttatttttctctccttttacGCATAGGTGATAGAATATTGGATGACAAAGTTTTCGACATTAAGGACGATTGGACCAACCATACCATCTATGTACCTGGATAAGCGTCATGAAGACAACAAGGAATATGGTCTCAGCCTCTTTAAGCTAAACAGTGATGCCTGCATGAAATGGTTAAATGCAAAGCCAAAAGGGTCTGTAGCATACATGTCGTTCGGCAGTATTGCAGAACAGGGAGAAGAGCAAATGAAGgaattgggtttgggtttgaaGAGAAGCAAACGCTATTTCTTGTGGGTGGTGAGGACATCAGAATCAGTTAAGCTGCCAAAAGGGTTTGCAGAGGAGACATCTGAGAAGGGTTTGGTGGTTTCATGGTGCCCTCAATTGGAAGTTTTGGCACATGAGGCTGTAGGATGCTTTGTCACACACTGTGGTTGGAACTCTACATTGGAGGCCTTGAGTTTGGGAGTTCCAATGGTGGCAGTGCCACAATGGGCTGACCAGAGCACCAATGCCAAGTTCATCATGGATGTGTGGAAAATAGGGCTTAAAGCTCAAGCTGATGAGAAAGGGATAgtgagaggagaagaaatagCAAATTGTGTGAGAGAAATATTGGATGGGGAGAGAGGGAAGGAGATTCGAAAGAACGCTTCGAATTGGAAAGCATTGGCCAAGAGTGCAGTGGATGAAGGTGGAAGTTCTGATAAAAACATTGATGAGTTCATTGCAAAACTGGTTCAGAATTAGAACTAGCTAGGCAAAGCTGTGGTGtatttctgaaaaaaattcCTTGTCCAAGTCCTCTTGTGGAAAATGTTGTTAGGGACTCATTAATAATTTCCTTGactaataatttttaaaagtcaGAAATTCGTTTCTTCactattaaaataattttcgtGTCTTcaccattaaaaaaattatacataatATACTTTAAATTATACAAACAAAACACTCATTTATAGACGCCGCCATTGTCCAAGTCCCACCTGACTTGgctgctaaaatatgaatatggtttgaatactttagGTTAATTGTATTCTTTTTCGTAAGAatgtatatataggagtttacatgCAATGCTTTATAAGGAAATAGATACGGGAATTAGATAAGAGaatatctcctaattatacaagGATTGTCAACtatatgaaaaaagaaaataaatctccttgatttgTTAGGTTAACTCACGtcaagatttatttatttagaattTTCCAAGCCACTAGTTTACAAGATTTATTTAGGATTTTCCAAGATTGCCTACAGCAATTATGTCTTGAAAGCTTGAGCTTGCCTACTTTGTCGAAGTTGGTGTACATCTCTCGAGTTCCCTACATTTCTctagatttttctaaatacAAATGACTCAAATGAGCATTAActtctaacaaaaaaaaaaaaaaaaaaaaaaagcaagcgCAATTTATACACGAGGATTTTCAAGCGTACAATTAGTGAATCAGTCAACTTGAAAGAAGCACTACATATAATTTAAGACAGGTAAATGAGTTCAGAAAAGCAAACAAGAGCACAACTGTTACTGGCTAGGGCTGAGTTCAACTTTTAAATCTTCGCGCGAACACCACCAAATAACGGACACTAGGAGCTCttggaaggaaaaaacaaaaagaaaaaggaaaaccaaaaccaaaaccagctgctgctgctatAGCTACATTGTTTGAGTTCAAAACCTTAACAATGCTAGATTTCTTTGCAGGTGACCCGCACACCTCCAGAGGCTTCCCACAAAGTCCAGGATTGTTTGCGTAAGAGTCCACTTTAATTGATGTATTATTAAAGTTTGGGACTTGGCCAG
Proteins encoded:
- the LOC117637502 gene encoding UDP-glycosyltransferase 74E2-like, giving the protein MEKREKAHCLVLFYPIQGHINPMLQFSKRLQHKGVKVTLVTTQSVHKAMHGDGGGKSPSSFSSIALETISDGFDGEGGSSQAESIQAYWDRFREIGSQTLAELIDKLSASGHPADCLVYDQILPWALDVAKRVGIAGAAFFTVSCAVTNIYSLVHNGLLKLPLNPDSEILLPGLPPLQPSDTPSFVHAPESYPAFFKLSMEQFSNLDKADWVFYSTFYELEQEVIEYWMTKFSTLRTIGPTIPSMYLDKRHEDNKEYGLSLFKLNSDACMKWLNAKPKGSVAYMSFGSIAEQGEEQMKELGLGLKRSKRYFLWVVRTSESVKLPKGFAEETSEKGLVVSWCPQLEVLAHEAVGCFVTHCGWNSTLEALSLGVPMVAVPQWADQSTNAKFIMDVWKIGLKAQADEKGIVRGEEIANCVREILDGERGKEIRKNASNWKALAKSAVDEGGSSDKNIDEFIAKLVQN